One Narcine bancroftii isolate sNarBan1 chromosome 3, sNarBan1.hap1, whole genome shotgun sequence DNA window includes the following coding sequences:
- the smim24 gene encoding small integral membrane protein 24 — MTWACRTLVALLSISAVRAQDGGAKASSSLYWQPWMTAFAAVTVFLFIVFAGLIMNRVLCAKGRGNDESSTKLNIEERTSASGDLCNPTMDNDKITNL; from the exons ATGACTTGGGCCTGCCGAACCCTCGTTGCTCTGCTTTCAATCAGTGCAGTGAGAGCACAGGATG GTGGAGCAAAGGCAAGCTCTTCCTTATATTGGCAGCCTTGGATGACCGCGTTCGCTGCTGTCACTGTATTCCTTTTCATTGTCTTTGCTGGATTGATCATGAACAGAGTCCTTTGTGCAAA GGGCAGGGGAAATGATGAATCAAGTACCAAGTTAAACATCGAAGAAAG AACTTCAGCATCTGGGGATCTCTGTAACCCAACAATGGACAACGACAAAATTACTAACTTGTGA